The genomic interval CGTGAATGGTCTGCACGGGCGCCGGGCCAGGGGGAGTTGCCGGGTCACGCAGGGTGCCTTCGAATTCCTCTTTCAGGCCCTGCGTGCTCTTGCGGAACTCTCGCAGGCCCGCGCCGAGGCTCTTGCCGAGCTCCGGCAGTTTGCGGGGGCCGAACACCACCAGGGCGACGAGCAGAATCACCAGCAGTTCAGGAACACCGATGTTGGGCATGTTTCGTACCTCCTCAGGGGCGCGGCCGGAGCGCGGCGCACCGTCACGGCCCTCAGTGTAGGCCGGTCTGTTACAGCAAATGTCAGAGCAGACTGCAAACTACCGGGCGCTGCGGTAGGCGCGCAGCGTGCCGTTCATGAACGCCACGTACAGCGTGCCGTCCGCGGCGAGCGGCGTGGCCTGCACGCCCGTGGCCTCCCGCCGGGCCCAGC from Deinococcus taeanensis carries:
- the tatA gene encoding twin-arginine translocase TatA/TatE family subunit, with the translated sequence MPNIGVPELLVILLVALVVFGPRKLPELGKSLGAGLREFRKSTQGLKEEFEGTLRDPATPPGPAPVQTIHVAAAPGTVTPATPPAEPAPVNAEPAPVSAAAMTATPAPTRTDPS